Proteins from a genomic interval of Microbacterium abyssi:
- a CDS encoding tryptophan-rich sensory protein, translated as MSQTEKSDRVRRIVVLLTVAGSIVAAVFGSGLFGGAGISDAAGGAFAADATVLAPAGFAFSIWSVIYLGLVGYAIWQFVPAQAAKPRHRAVGYGVAASALLNAVWIMCVLAWRIAESFVIIMILLGVLLVTFVRVCRRPRRGTVAEIVLIDGVIGLYLGWVTVAAAANLAAWLADVGIAAWSEAPGVPGTITLIGTGLVALFTAWRGGRWTPAIATSWGLVWIAIGRWAEDPAAPTVASTAVVLAAMVLVLTAWRFWFRTRSRDSQALAADGGDADTVAARRS; from the coding sequence ATGTCCCAGACGGAGAAGTCTGATCGCGTCCGCCGGATCGTCGTCCTGCTCACGGTGGCCGGATCGATCGTCGCCGCAGTGTTCGGCTCCGGTCTGTTCGGCGGTGCGGGAATCTCGGATGCCGCGGGCGGCGCGTTCGCCGCTGATGCCACAGTGCTCGCCCCCGCCGGCTTCGCATTCTCGATCTGGTCGGTCATCTACCTCGGCCTCGTGGGGTACGCGATCTGGCAGTTCGTGCCGGCGCAGGCGGCGAAGCCGCGGCATCGTGCGGTCGGCTACGGGGTCGCGGCATCCGCTCTGCTCAACGCCGTGTGGATCATGTGCGTGCTGGCATGGCGGATCGCCGAATCGTTCGTCATCATCATGATCCTGCTGGGCGTGCTGCTGGTGACCTTCGTCCGCGTCTGCCGGCGGCCACGGCGCGGCACCGTGGCGGAGATCGTGCTCATCGACGGCGTGATCGGGCTGTACCTGGGCTGGGTGACCGTCGCCGCAGCCGCGAACCTCGCCGCCTGGCTGGCCGACGTCGGTATCGCAGCGTGGTCGGAAGCACCGGGAGTGCCCGGCACGATCACGCTGATCGGTACCGGTCTCGTCGCCCTGTTCACCGCCTGGCGCGGAGGGCGGTGGACGCCGGCGATCGCGACATCCTGGGGGCTGGTGTGGATCGCGATCGGCCGCTGGGCAGAGGATCCGGCTGCGCCGACGGTCGCCTCGACGGCCGTCGTGCTCGCCGCCATGGTGCTCGTCCTGACCGCCTGGCGGTTCTGGTTTCGCACGCGCAGTCGCGATAGTCAAGCCCTTGCCGCCGACGGCGGCGACGCCGATACCGTGGCGGCCAGGAGGTCATGA
- a CDS encoding serine hydrolase domain-containing protein: MHLLSPRRWRAVAAGAAALALVLTGCSSEESFSYTPPEQVDQALPEETAAQLQAAVEHAMANTGATGAIAAVWVPWSGTWVSGLGTQSVEDQTAVTTDMSFRVADVTRLMTCDVLYALADDGVVELDDPVTEHASGVAQMDGVTLLDLCNGTSGAGSSEASVKSAWLNTPERVWAPLELASFGLGKTPAEPGTTYHDSDAGYLLLGLALERASGMSASDLIDRYISNPLDLENTSLPGPSAAEPGDDPLNGNYLKRTEGGYDCTAPVDITKLSSSTGFTDSGAVSTIQDLGRFVQASARQALREEGAEPDQFGAPLPRSATSASWYQATGGAYQVGPLIGQHGWTPGYVTGAYSDPETGFTVAVVLNNSTAGSGVAAYLAWELAAIASKAPAADGQTAPEFGLPFTAEQYHEKISALSICATPPAAE; this comes from the coding sequence ATGCATCTTCTCTCGCCCCGACGCTGGCGCGCCGTCGCCGCGGGCGCCGCCGCTCTCGCCCTCGTCCTGACCGGATGCTCGTCTGAGGAGTCGTTCTCGTACACGCCGCCCGAGCAGGTCGACCAGGCGCTGCCGGAGGAGACTGCGGCACAGCTGCAGGCCGCCGTCGAGCATGCCATGGCCAACACCGGCGCGACCGGCGCGATCGCCGCCGTGTGGGTGCCGTGGAGCGGCACTTGGGTCAGCGGGCTCGGCACGCAGTCCGTCGAGGACCAGACCGCCGTCACCACCGACATGTCCTTCCGGGTCGCCGATGTCACGCGCCTCATGACCTGTGACGTGCTGTACGCGCTCGCCGACGACGGGGTCGTCGAGCTCGACGACCCCGTGACGGAGCACGCGTCCGGCGTCGCCCAGATGGACGGGGTCACTCTGCTCGACCTCTGCAACGGCACGAGCGGCGCTGGATCCTCCGAGGCATCTGTCAAGAGTGCATGGCTGAACACCCCGGAGCGGGTGTGGGCGCCGCTGGAGCTGGCGTCCTTCGGGCTCGGGAAGACGCCGGCGGAGCCGGGCACCACGTATCACGACTCCGACGCCGGGTACCTGCTGCTCGGGCTCGCGCTCGAGCGGGCCTCGGGCATGAGCGCGTCCGACCTCATCGACAGGTACATATCGAATCCCCTCGACCTCGAGAACACCTCGTTGCCGGGGCCGTCCGCCGCCGAGCCCGGCGATGACCCGCTCAACGGCAACTATCTGAAGCGGACTGAGGGCGGCTACGACTGCACGGCTCCCGTCGACATCACCAAGCTGTCGTCGAGCACGGGATTCACCGACTCGGGCGCCGTCTCGACCATCCAGGATCTCGGCCGGTTCGTCCAGGCGTCCGCGCGTCAGGCACTCCGCGAAGAAGGCGCAGAACCCGACCAGTTCGGCGCCCCGCTGCCGAGGTCCGCGACGTCGGCGTCCTGGTACCAGGCGACCGGTGGCGCATACCAGGTCGGTCCGCTGATCGGTCAGCACGGTTGGACCCCCGGTTACGTGACGGGCGCATACTCCGACCCCGAGACCGGCTTCACCGTCGCCGTGGTGCTCAACAATTCCACGGCAGGATCCGGGGTGGCCGCCTACCTCGCCTGGGAACTCGCGGCCATCGCCTCGAAGGCACCGGCGGCCGACGGCCAGACGGCGCCGGAGTTCGGCCTGCCCTTCACCGCAGAGCAGTACCACGAGAAGATCTCGGCGCTCAGCATCTGCGCCACGCCGCCCGCAGCGGAGTGA
- a CDS encoding DUF2470 domain-containing protein has product MPHIFDPEVVSAILRHMNGDHADDNILIARAFATASALPITDAVMTDLDGDGGVWQITRAGVAEELRVPWPGGPIDERPAVRREVVAVYDAACEKLGIEPRPHA; this is encoded by the coding sequence ATGCCCCACATCTTCGACCCCGAGGTGGTCTCGGCCATCCTCCGCCACATGAACGGCGACCACGCGGACGACAACATCCTCATCGCGCGCGCGTTCGCGACGGCATCGGCCCTGCCGATCACGGATGCCGTGATGACCGACCTCGACGGCGACGGCGGCGTGTGGCAGATCACCCGCGCGGGCGTCGCGGAGGAGCTCCGCGTGCCATGGCCCGGCGGCCCCATCGACGAGCGTCCCGCCGTACGGCGTGAGGTCGTGGCCGTCTACGACGCCGCGTGCGAGAAGCTCGGCATCGAGCCACGCCCGCACGCCTGA